A section of the Hypomesus transpacificus isolate Combined female chromosome 1, fHypTra1, whole genome shotgun sequence genome encodes:
- the si:ch73-22a13.3 gene encoding inositol-trisphosphate 3-kinase A: METNSPLLPTMEDKRDGENECKESADVSMEGHLSNGAVGEDCKVGPMKDVSQGLTIRGSLSGATGKLRERCREKKREKLGGSMGNEREAGERKFSKMTRSKLGKRLERQRTGEEILEEEERERDKVTDGATEGRCTTDSGMEVEREGDVGMEGEQDERRNPWKPSPHPILSRMLLHSSTASSTTSSFNASSAESDEVFSEDEDVAARRNTIRKCRSWRTFLTMMHWSIRRQSSWVQLAGHQGNFQLGEGGEVLKLFSEVEATCLQALMADPLRLFVPQYHGVITRAGLRYLRLEDLLTGLKNPVIMDCKMGVRTYQVEELHKARTMPTLRTDMYQKIVKVDPTALSAEEHEQQGVTKWHYLQWRDATSSSSTLGFRIEGIMMENGKVQRDFRRKMSSAQVTEALLSFTKSQQDILRAYYSRLQALAETLRESPFFKTHEVIGSSLLFVHDNSGKASIWMIDFGKTTPVPSGHHLTHNVPWAEGNREDGYLIGLATLTSSLGQAITQACPEEVEHSSGGMDTCIHLQEHSEEQEHRDEHLYIQEHNPN, from the exons ATGGAGACAAACTCCCCACTACTCCCTACCATGGAGGacaagagggatggagagaacgaATGCAAAGAATCAGCGGATGTTTCAATGGAAGGACACTTGTCTAATGGAGCTGTTGGAGAGGACTGTAAAGTTGGACCTATGAAGGACGTCAGCCAAGGTTTGACAATCAGAGGCAGTTTGTCTGGTGCCACGGGTAAGCTGAGGGAGAGATGTCGAGAGAAGAAGCGAGAGAAGTTGGGAGGGAGCATGGGGAACGAaagagaagcaggagagagaaaattTAGTAAAATGACAAGGAGCAAACTGGGCAaaaggctggagagacagaggacggGCGAAGAAATACtcgaagaggaggagagagaaagagacaaagttaCAGATGGAGCAACGGAGGGGAGATGCACAACAGATTCagggatggaggtagagagagaaggagatgtagggatggagggagaacagGACGAAAGGAGGAATCCCTGGAAGCCTTCACCCCATCCCATTCTCTCCAGGATGCTCTTGCACTCTTCCACTGCCTCATCCACCACTTCATCCTTCAATGCGTCCTCCGCAGAGAGTGACGAGGTGTTCAGCGAGGACGAGGACGTAGCAGCCAGGAGGAACACCATAAGGAAG TGCCGCTCCTGGAGGACTTTCCTGACCATGATGCATTGGTCCATCCGTCGACAGAGCTCTTGGGTCCAGCTGGCTGGTCATCAAG GTAACTTTCAgctgggtgagggaggtgaggtgcTGAAGCTGTTTAGTGAAGTGGAGGCTACCTGTCTGCAGGCCCTGATGGCCGATCCCCTGCGCCTGTTTGTGCCACAGTACCACGGTGTGATCACCAGAGCGGGACTCAGGTATCTTCGCCTGGAGGATCTGCTGACTGGCCTCAAGAACCCTGTCATCATGGACTGCAAGATGGGTGTGAG GACTTACCAGGTAGAGGAGTTGCATAAAGCACGCACCATGCCTACTTTACGGACTGATATGTACCAGAAAATTGTGAAAGTAGACCCCACAGCACTCTCAGCGGAAGAACATGAGCAACAAGGTGTGACAAAGTGGCATTACTTGCAGTGGAGGGATGCTACCAGCTCCTCATCCACTCTAGGCTTCAGGATTGAGGGCATTATG ATGGAGAATGGCAAAGTACAGAGGGACTTCAGGAGGAAGATGTCATCTGCTCAGGTCACTGAggccctcctctctttcaccaagaGCCAGCAGGACATCCTG AGAGCCTACTACTCCAGACTCCAGGCCCTGGCTGAAACCCTGAGGGAGTCGCCATTCTTCAAAACTCATGAG GTCATTGGCAGTTCCCTCCTTTTTGTTCATGACAACAGTGGCAAGGCCAGTATCTGGATGATTGACTTTGGCAAAACCACCCCAGTGCCCAGTGGccaccatctcacacacaatGTCCCATGGGCCGAGGGGAACCGGGAGGACGGGTACCTTATCGGGCTAGCCACCCTCACATCCTCACTGGGCCAGGCCATCACCCAGGCCTGCCCTGAAGAGGTGGAGCATAGCAGTGGGGGGATGGATACATGCATTCATCTGCAGGAACACTCAGAGGAGCAGGAACACAGAGATGAGCACCTTTACATTCAGGAGCACAATCCCAATTAA
- the LOC124485877 gene encoding seipin-like isoform X1, giving the protein MDQEDNLMDGEGHQETGNPVIGETEDPIGLALLWLHDRVAMAMLQTRQRVLQAGVMLIFVTLLLWISSFLYGTFYYSYMPLATYSTPVHYFHRVGCESSTSVCSFPIANVSLLRHGKHQVMTYGLPYRICLELQMPESPANQELGMFMVSMNCYSRGGQTVSSSIRSTSQSRSASSSRFTMLHYRSGLLRSLGTLLFLPAYLSGAAEQRQLVEVELYSDYVDNSCFPSIGAVIEIHSHRVQIYSAHLYIHAHYTGIRYLLFNFPLVSAFVGVASNFAFLSIILLSGYLRMFWGQLWTPKQAGFWAHLQQGSPGLQSQRRLSEKTDHSEDDQDNIAEISADPQTYEEPQIESSLKREDQSSLHTAGGGMEVKHRRIQSDTLVETILEGGAMSRGMSTDSDLEGVPDSTPATHIGSCVIS; this is encoded by the exons ATGGACCAGGAAGACAATCTCATGGATGGAGAAGGTCATCAGGAAACTGGCAACCCAGTCATAGGTGAAACAGAAGATCCGATTGGACTAGCACTCCTTTGGCTCCATGACCGGGTTGCCATGGCAATGCTGCAGACACGTCAGAGGGTGTTACAGGCGGGGGTGATGCTGATTTTCGTGACTCTGCTACTGTGGATCTCCAGTTTCCTCTACGGCACCTTTTACTATTCCTACATGCCTCTGGCCACCTACAGCACACCTGTGCACTACTTCCACAG GGTGGGCTGTGAATCCTCTACCTCCGTCTGCTCCTTCCCCATTGCCAACGTCTCTCTGCTGAGGCACGGCAAGCACCAG GTAATGACATATGGCCTGCCCTATCGGATTTGTCTTGAGCTGCAGATGCCAGAGTCACCAGCTAATCAGGAGCTAGGCATGTTTATGGTTTCCATGAACTGTTACTCCAGAGGCGGTCAGACTGTTAGCTCCTCGATTCGCTCA acCAGCCAGTCCCGCTCTGCCTCCAGCTCTCGCTTT ACCATGCTGCATTACCGGTCGGGCCTGCTGAGGAGTCTGGGAACCCTGCTCTTCCTGCCAGCGTACCTCAGCGGAGCAGCGGAGCAGAggcagctggtggaggtggagctgtACTCAGACTATGTCGATAACTCT TGCTTCCCTTCTATAGGGGCAGTCATTGAGATTCACTCCCACAGGGTGCAGATCTACTCAGCCCACCTCTACATACATGCCCACTACACGGGCATCAG ATACCTGTTATTCAACTTTCCACTGGTGTCAGCGTTTGTGGGTGTGGCCAGCAACTTTGCCTTCCTCAGTATCATCCTGTTGTCTGGTTACCTGCGCATGTTCTGGGGTCAGCTCTGGACACCCAAACAG GCAGGGTTTTGGGCTCACCTTCAACAGGGGTCTCCTGGACTCCAGTCACAAAGGAGACTAAGTGAAAAAACAGACCATTCAGAAGATGACCAGGATAACATTGCAg AAATCTCAGCGGATCCTCAGACCTATGAAGAACCACAGATTGAATCCAGTCTGAAACGAGAGGACCAGTCCAGTCTCCACACAGctgggggaggcatggaggtcAAACACAGAAGAATCCAGAGTGACACCCTGGTAGAGACCATTCTTGAAGGGGGGGCGATGAGTAGGGGAATGTCCACTGACTCAGACCTGGAGGGGGTTCCTGATAGCACTCCTGCCACACACATAGGATCCTGTGTGATCTCTTGA
- the LOC124485877 gene encoding seipin-like isoform X2, with translation MDQEDNLMDGEGHQETGNPVIGETEDPIGLALLWLHDRVAMAMLQTRQRVLQAGVMLIFVTLLLWISSFLYGTFYYSYMPLATYSTPVHYFHRVGCESSTSVCSFPIANVSLLRHGKHQVMTYGLPYRICLELQMPESPANQELGMFMVSMNCYSRGGQTVSSSIRSTMLHYRSGLLRSLGTLLFLPAYLSGAAEQRQLVEVELYSDYVDNSCFPSIGAVIEIHSHRVQIYSAHLYIHAHYTGIRYLLFNFPLVSAFVGVASNFAFLSIILLSGYLRMFWGQLWTPKQAGFWAHLQQGSPGLQSQRRLSEKTDHSEDDQDNIAEISADPQTYEEPQIESSLKREDQSSLHTAGGGMEVKHRRIQSDTLVETILEGGAMSRGMSTDSDLEGVPDSTPATHIGSCVIS, from the exons ATGGACCAGGAAGACAATCTCATGGATGGAGAAGGTCATCAGGAAACTGGCAACCCAGTCATAGGTGAAACAGAAGATCCGATTGGACTAGCACTCCTTTGGCTCCATGACCGGGTTGCCATGGCAATGCTGCAGACACGTCAGAGGGTGTTACAGGCGGGGGTGATGCTGATTTTCGTGACTCTGCTACTGTGGATCTCCAGTTTCCTCTACGGCACCTTTTACTATTCCTACATGCCTCTGGCCACCTACAGCACACCTGTGCACTACTTCCACAG GGTGGGCTGTGAATCCTCTACCTCCGTCTGCTCCTTCCCCATTGCCAACGTCTCTCTGCTGAGGCACGGCAAGCACCAG GTAATGACATATGGCCTGCCCTATCGGATTTGTCTTGAGCTGCAGATGCCAGAGTCACCAGCTAATCAGGAGCTAGGCATGTTTATGGTTTCCATGAACTGTTACTCCAGAGGCGGTCAGACTGTTAGCTCCTCGATTCGCTCA ACCATGCTGCATTACCGGTCGGGCCTGCTGAGGAGTCTGGGAACCCTGCTCTTCCTGCCAGCGTACCTCAGCGGAGCAGCGGAGCAGAggcagctggtggaggtggagctgtACTCAGACTATGTCGATAACTCT TGCTTCCCTTCTATAGGGGCAGTCATTGAGATTCACTCCCACAGGGTGCAGATCTACTCAGCCCACCTCTACATACATGCCCACTACACGGGCATCAG ATACCTGTTATTCAACTTTCCACTGGTGTCAGCGTTTGTGGGTGTGGCCAGCAACTTTGCCTTCCTCAGTATCATCCTGTTGTCTGGTTACCTGCGCATGTTCTGGGGTCAGCTCTGGACACCCAAACAG GCAGGGTTTTGGGCTCACCTTCAACAGGGGTCTCCTGGACTCCAGTCACAAAGGAGACTAAGTGAAAAAACAGACCATTCAGAAGATGACCAGGATAACATTGCAg AAATCTCAGCGGATCCTCAGACCTATGAAGAACCACAGATTGAATCCAGTCTGAAACGAGAGGACCAGTCCAGTCTCCACACAGctgggggaggcatggaggtcAAACACAGAAGAATCCAGAGTGACACCCTGGTAGAGACCATTCTTGAAGGGGGGGCGATGAGTAGGGGAATGTCCACTGACTCAGACCTGGAGGGGGTTCCTGATAGCACTCCTGCCACACACATAGGATCCTGTGTGATCTCTTGA
- the LOC124485877 gene encoding seipin-like isoform X3 → MDQEDNLMDGEGHQETGNPVIGETEDPIGLALLWLHDRVAMAMLQTRQRVLQAGVMLIFVTLLLWISSFLYGTFYYSYMPLATYSTPVHYFHRVGCESSTSVCSFPIANVSLLRHGKHQVMTYGLPYRICLELQMPESPANQELGMFMVSMNCYSRGGQTVSSSIRSTSQSRSASSSRFTMLHYRSGLLRSLGTLLFLPAYLSGAAEQRQLVEVELYSDYVDNSCFPSIGAVIEIHSHRVQIYSAHLYIHAHYTGIRYLLFNFPLVSAFVGVASNFAFLSIILLSGYLRMFWGQLWTPKQGFGLTFNRGLLDSSHKGD, encoded by the exons ATGGACCAGGAAGACAATCTCATGGATGGAGAAGGTCATCAGGAAACTGGCAACCCAGTCATAGGTGAAACAGAAGATCCGATTGGACTAGCACTCCTTTGGCTCCATGACCGGGTTGCCATGGCAATGCTGCAGACACGTCAGAGGGTGTTACAGGCGGGGGTGATGCTGATTTTCGTGACTCTGCTACTGTGGATCTCCAGTTTCCTCTACGGCACCTTTTACTATTCCTACATGCCTCTGGCCACCTACAGCACACCTGTGCACTACTTCCACAG GGTGGGCTGTGAATCCTCTACCTCCGTCTGCTCCTTCCCCATTGCCAACGTCTCTCTGCTGAGGCACGGCAAGCACCAG GTAATGACATATGGCCTGCCCTATCGGATTTGTCTTGAGCTGCAGATGCCAGAGTCACCAGCTAATCAGGAGCTAGGCATGTTTATGGTTTCCATGAACTGTTACTCCAGAGGCGGTCAGACTGTTAGCTCCTCGATTCGCTCA acCAGCCAGTCCCGCTCTGCCTCCAGCTCTCGCTTT ACCATGCTGCATTACCGGTCGGGCCTGCTGAGGAGTCTGGGAACCCTGCTCTTCCTGCCAGCGTACCTCAGCGGAGCAGCGGAGCAGAggcagctggtggaggtggagctgtACTCAGACTATGTCGATAACTCT TGCTTCCCTTCTATAGGGGCAGTCATTGAGATTCACTCCCACAGGGTGCAGATCTACTCAGCCCACCTCTACATACATGCCCACTACACGGGCATCAG ATACCTGTTATTCAACTTTCCACTGGTGTCAGCGTTTGTGGGTGTGGCCAGCAACTTTGCCTTCCTCAGTATCATCCTGTTGTCTGGTTACCTGCGCATGTTCTGGGGTCAGCTCTGGACACCCAAACAG GGTTTTGGGCTCACCTTCAACAGGGGTCTCCTGGACTCCAGTCACAAAGGAGACTAA
- the ctsf gene encoding cathepsin F: MDVGFLRCPVICLTLALMGSVLGSDWDFDKPLIGAPGSAVRLSDSDPGLKKAVKFAEERYNMGSNAMHVRRVSKILSASKQLVKGIRYTITVELSNTQCKKSAVLRTCDFYPELHKLKTEVCVFEVWDIPWQSTSTLLKQKCKPAVESKETNQVDLLPLATSKPAEASVELLGQFKDFVVKYNRTYRSQEEADRRLRIFHQNLKMAEKLQSLDQGSAEYGVTKFSDLTEEEFRSLYLNPLLSQWTLHKPMKPAARPRGPAPPSWDWREHGAVNPVKNQGMCGSCWAFSVTGNIEGQWFIKRGSLLSLSEQELVDCDRLDQACGGGLPSNAYEAIEKLGGLETETDYNYTGKKQSCDFTTGKVAAYINSSVELSKDENEIAAWLAENGPVSVALNAFAMQFYRKGVSHPLKIFCNPWMIDHAVLLVGYGERNGTPFWAIKNSWGEDYGEQGYYYLYKGSKLCGINKMCSSAVVN, from the exons ATGGACGTTGGATTTCTACGTTGTCCGGTCATCTGCCTGACACTGGCCTTAATGGGTTCGGTTCTAGGCTCGGATTGGGATTTTGACAAACCATTAATCGGGGCGCCCGGGTCTGCAGTCCGTTTATCGGACTCGGACCCAGGTCTAAAAAAGGCTGTCAAGTTTGCCGAGGAGCGTTATAACATGGGGTCTAATGCAATGCACGTTCGCAGAGTTAGTAAAATCCTCTCTGCCAGCAAACAG TTGGTGAAGGGAATTCGTTACACCATCACAGTGGAGCTGAGTAATACCCAGTGTAAGAAGTCTGCTGTGTTGAGGACCTGTGATTTCTACCCTGAGCTTCACAAACTGAAG acggaagtgtgtgtgtttgaggtttgGGACATTCCATGGCAGagcacctccaccctgctcaaACAGAAATGCAAACCAGCAG TGGAGTCCAAGGAGACCAACCAGGTAGACCTCCTACCTCTGGCCACCAGCAAGCCTGCAGAAGCCTCTGTGGAGCTCTTGGGCCAGTTCAAAGACTTTGTGGTCAAATACAACCGCACCTACCGGAGccaagagg AGGCTGATCGACGCCTGCGTATCTTCCACCAAAACCTCAAGATGGCAGAGAAGCTGCAGTCTCTGGACCAGGGCTCAGCAGAGTATGGGGTCACCAAGTTCAGCGACCTCACAG AGGAGGAGTTTCGGTCTCTGTACCTGAATCCCCTCTTGAGCCAGTGGACCCTCCACAAACCAATGAAGCCAGCAGCTCGCCCTCGTGGTCCCGCTCCTCCCAGCTGGGATTGGAGAGAGCATGGAGCTGTCAATCCTGTCAAGAATCAG ggtatGTGTGGGTCCTGCTGGGCATTCTCAGTGACTGGTAACATCGAGGGTCAGTGGTTCATCAAGAGAGGAAGTCTGCTGTCACTCTCTGAACAAG AGCTGGTGGACTGTGATAGGCTGGACCAGGCGTGCGGGGGTGGGCTGCCATCAAATGCTTATGAGGCCATTGAGAAGCTGG GAGGCctggaaacagagacagactaCAACTACACAGGGAAGAAGCAGAGCTGTGACTTCACCACGGGCAAGGTGGCCGCCTACATCAACAGCTCTGTGGAACTTTCCAAGGATGAGAATG AAATTGCTGCTTGGCTGGCTGAAAATGGACCTGTCTCTGTGGCCCTAAACGCTTTCGCCATGCAG TTCTACAGAAAGGGTGTGTCTCACCCTTTGAAGATATTCTGCAACCCCTGGATGATCGACCATGCAGTGCTGCTAGTGGGATACGGAGAAC GTAATGGCACTCCGTTCTGGGCGATCAAGAACAGCTGGGGAGAGGACTATGGAGAACAG GGTTACTACTATCTGTACAAAGGATCCAAACTCTGTGGTATCAACAAGATGTGCTCTTCTGCTGTGGTCAACTAG
- the eif1ad gene encoding probable RNA-binding protein EIF1AD isoform X1 — MPFLLTNNPNVIFEIRLHLRIHRSVSLRQRNYLLYFQAGEAYQVEHSAMSQATKRKHVVKEVLGDFVTPADNQQIVKVMGSRGNNLHEAVTAQGENFLVSMPTKFRKNLWIKRGDYVIVDPIEEGEKVKAEISFILYRDNIQHLQKQQLWPEGFTVETLTEERRGGQQRKEEGTGEEEGSGHGSESDDDESDLFVNTNRCTYQYSESEDETEDEEDGKEDRPEQLVVGI, encoded by the exons ATGCCTTTTTTGCTTACAAATAATCCAAACGTGATTTTTGAAATTCGACTTCATTTAAGAATCCACAGAAGCGTGAGTCTCCGTCAAAGAAACTACTTACTTTACTTTCAAG CTGGCGAAGCATACCAAGTCGAACACTCAGCTATGTCTCAAGCTACCAAACGCAAACACGTCGTCAAAGAGGTTCTAGGAGATTTTGTCACTCCAGCTGATAACCAACAGATTGTAAAG GTTATGGGAAGCCGTGGAAACAACCTGCACGAGGCTGTCACAGCCCAAGGCGAGAACTTTCTGGTTAGCATGCCTACCAAGTTCCGTAAAAACCTCTGGATCAAGAGAG GTGATTATGTGATTGTGGATCCcatagaagagggagagaaggtgaaGGCTGAGATCAGCTTCATACTCTACAGGGACAACATTCAGCATCTTCAGAAACAGCAGCTGTG GCCGGAGGGGTTCACAGTAGAGACattgacagaggagaggagaggaggacagcagcgGAAGGAGGAGGgtacaggagaagaggagggtagTGGTCATGGCAGCGAGTCTGATGACGATGAGAGCGATCTGTTTGTCAACACCAACCGCTGCACTTACCAGTACAGCGAGAGCGAGGACGAGacggaggatgaggaggacggGAAGGAGGACAGACCAGAACAGCTCGTAGTGGGAATTTAA
- the eif1ad gene encoding probable RNA-binding protein EIF1AD isoform X2, with protein sequence MSQATKRKHVVKEVLGDFVTPADNQQIVKVMGSRGNNLHEAVTAQGENFLVSMPTKFRKNLWIKRGDYVIVDPIEEGEKVKAEISFILYRDNIQHLQKQQLWPEGFTVETLTEERRGGQQRKEEGTGEEEGSGHGSESDDDESDLFVNTNRCTYQYSESEDETEDEEDGKEDRPEQLVVGI encoded by the exons ATGTCTCAAGCTACCAAACGCAAACACGTCGTCAAAGAGGTTCTAGGAGATTTTGTCACTCCAGCTGATAACCAACAGATTGTAAAG GTTATGGGAAGCCGTGGAAACAACCTGCACGAGGCTGTCACAGCCCAAGGCGAGAACTTTCTGGTTAGCATGCCTACCAAGTTCCGTAAAAACCTCTGGATCAAGAGAG GTGATTATGTGATTGTGGATCCcatagaagagggagagaaggtgaaGGCTGAGATCAGCTTCATACTCTACAGGGACAACATTCAGCATCTTCAGAAACAGCAGCTGTG GCCGGAGGGGTTCACAGTAGAGACattgacagaggagaggagaggaggacagcagcgGAAGGAGGAGGgtacaggagaagaggagggtagTGGTCATGGCAGCGAGTCTGATGACGATGAGAGCGATCTGTTTGTCAACACCAACCGCTGCACTTACCAGTACAGCGAGAGCGAGGACGAGacggaggatgaggaggacggGAAGGAGGACAGACCAGAACAGCTCGTAGTGGGAATTTAA
- the si:dkey-160o24.3 gene encoding N-acetyllactosaminide beta-1,3-N-acetylglucosaminyltransferase 2, translating into MAYCYYRWRRVLLCLCMPCILLALLIIYIALMVCFNMTSTTSSILGALDTHFIAPGSFRNDGNAPIPTNTFWALQPNKDALWNQLQRLIDRQYNPILRSHSTVGARKSSVVNDTSEGSHFSLSRVSSQMADFEKLPNHVRDFVRYMHQREYPVLREPTRSCEKGGRAEGNPQTPLLLLAIKSQEENFANRQAIRQTWGQTGWVLGKRGKGGLVQRVFLLGKNRAKAALNVLPLLELESQQYQDILQWGFHDSFFNLTLKDVLFWDWFSHFCPHTQFVFKGDDDVLVQTPALLDYLQEQMSQARGIRGLRSLIVGDVIGAASPIRDESLKYFIPGSLYKGLYPAYAGGGGVLYSGLLARRLNQVSRRVHLFPIDDVYVGMCLQRLNVNPIHHPAFLTFDFSKKEAEQPCRYHSILVVHKRSPAQITQIWMDLMATKSQCSNATLRVEESDGKGVTTKSAIKY; encoded by the coding sequence ATGGCATATTGCTATTACCGGTGGCGTCGGGTGCTCCTGTGCCTGTGTATGCCCTGCATCTTGCTGGCGTTGCTGATTATCTACATTGCTTTGATGGTGTGCTTCAACAtgacctccaccaccagcagtATCTTAGGCGCATTGGACACCCACTTTATTGCCCCTGGTAGCTTTAGAAATGATGGTAATGCCCCTATACCCACCAATACTTTTTGGGCCCTCCAGCCAAACAAGGACGCTCTCTGGAACCAGCTCCAGCGGCTCATTGACCGCCAGTACAACCCTATCCTGAGGTCCCACTCCACTGTGGGAGCCAGGAAAAGCAGCGTTGTAAACGACACATCAGAGGGGTCCCACTTCTCATTGAGCAGAGTGTCCTCTCAAATGGCCGATTTTGAAAAGCTGCCGAACCACGTGAGAGATTTTGTGCGTTACATGCACCAGAGGGAGTACCCCGTCCTCAGAGAGCCTACCAGGAGCTGTGAAAAAGGGGGAAGGGCAGAGGGCAATCCGCAGACCCCTCTTCTCTTACTGGCCATAAAATCACAGGAAGAAAACTTTGCTAATCGCCAGGCCATCCGGCAGACGTGGGGCCAGACGGGCTGGGTGTTGGGGAAGCGGGGGAAGGGTGGGTTAGTCCAGCGGGTGTTTCTACTGGGGAAAAATCGGGCAAAGGCAGCATTAAATGTGTTGCCACTGTTAGAGCTGGAAAGCCAGCAGTACCAGGACATCCTCCAGTGGGGCTTCCACGACTCGTTCTTCAACCTCACTCTGAAAGATGTGCTTTTCTGGGACTGGTTCTCCCACTTTTGCCCCCACACCCAGTTTGTTTTCAAAGGGGACGATGACGTTTTGGTTCAAACTCCAGCCTTGCTGGACTACCTTCAGGAGCAAATGAGCCAGGCAAGAGGGATCAGGGGCCTGAGGAGCTTAATAGTGGGGGACGTCATTGGTGCAGCCAGCCCTATCAGGGATGAGTCTCTGAAGTACTTCATTCCAGGCAGCCTCTATAAGGGTTTGTACCCTGCATATGCCGGTGGGGGAGGTGTACTCTACTCTGGCTTGCTGGCCAGGCGTCTGAACCAGGTGTCCCGCAGAGTCCACCTCTTCCCAATAGATGACGTTTACGTGGGCATGTGCCTTCAGAGGCTTAACGTCAATCCCATCCATCACCCTGCATTCCTCACTTTTGACTTTTCCAAAAAGGAAGCGGAGCAACCATGCAGGTACCATTCCATCCTTGTTGTCCATAAGCGAAGCCCAGCCCAGATAACACAGATTTGGATGGATCTCATGGCGACAAAGTCTCAGTGCAGCAACGCCACactgagagtggaggagagtgaTGGGAAAGGGGTTACAACGAAATCTGCCATAAAATATTAA